The Geotrypetes seraphini chromosome 12, aGeoSer1.1, whole genome shotgun sequence nucleotide sequence aggacagagatggaagatagttagcatggagaaagaagaaaggagagcctgatcagaagacaaccagaccaacatgggaccaacatgatttgaaaaatgaccagacaacaaaaggtaggaaaaataattttattttctgttttgtgattacaatatgtcagatttgaaatgtgtatccttccagagctgatgttagaccgcgaacgtgagctaggatttaacagagagaggaaaagtattttttgtttgtttattttgtttacaccacaggaccagtgtagGTAGGAGAAGGCAtaggggatgaagaggctataaaataaacccaccagatatttggaaaaaaccacccaattgggcaggaaaatcaaattgaatcaaaaaattgattcaataggctgaatcaaattgaatcgaattgaattgaaattttcttttcctgaatcaggcagcactagtaggcaCCTACCGgcaaattcattttttcatattgttTTTCAATTTCTGCTGAAATTTTTCATCTTCGGGCAGGCTGACAGCATCAATGAGGAGCCTGTTGCCATTGGGCTGCCCcggaagccttcattctgcagtgacttcctgttcccatgtagGCAGGACAGCTGCAGAATGGTGGCTTCCGGAgcaggctgatggcagcaggTTCACCTCGCTGATGCTGCTGGCTTACCCAAAGATTGAAAATTTTAGCAGAAGAAGTAGGTAGGGGAGAGTTGAGCCATACCTGTACAAACTCCTCCAAAGTTACCAAGCTGTACAGACACCCAGGaagtcctctaaaaaaagagaATATATTTGGGTAAATCCCGACGGCTGGTAATCCTAAGCTTGCAGCCTGCTTTCTACTCACTTCACAcccttccaatgtaacttcctACTTCAGCAAGAGTGAGACGCAGCAGAGAGCAGACTGCAAGCtcaatgacataagaacataagagctgtaatactgaaggtccatcaaaggTAAATCAAgctttcaaccccccccccccccctttttaactGCATATCTTTTTATTATCTGTATCTGTTTTTGGGTTTTAAAACATTCTACATGGCTTTGCTAATATGCTTAATTTTATACTCGGCAGGAGTACAGAGTTTTACATATGGTTTTAATTCctgaaattttaaatttaatggtattttaatttctttgtattgattagcttcccacgtattcacctttataggaccccccagggtATGTATTCTTCATTCATGTTTTGTCCCATACAGTTCCCTTTGTGTCTTTCCAGCTTATTTAAATACAAGTATTCACAGATCATGTGTATCTTTCTGGCTTGTCTAAACACAAGTTTTCACAGATCATTTGTTTAGCATGATCTTCGCACGTCCaccatttttataatatatttaagtTCTTCACTTCACTCTGCATTTTGCATAGACTCCAATATTTTCTATACTTACCACAATTTTTCACCAACTCGTTTTCATTAGTGCCACTCACATCACTGTGTCTTTTATCACACATCTTTTATACTCTTTGCATGTTAGATATTATTCACAGTCTTATATCTCATCACCACTATCattcataacttacatgcattcttaatgtacccctcattatttataggacccctgaagaagactttttgtcgaaacgtggaccgtgttgggtcctgtttccctagcggactagatcctttaaggcttttatgtggatgatttatttttatgtggatgaaattattttatgtggatgatttatttttatgtggatgaaattattttatgtggatgattttggtgtacctttggaactttgactctttcaaacaaagtccatttaggaacatcgtcactccacagagtttttttggttttctctgaaggtccatcaagccgttccatccagtttccaacagcggccaacccaggtcccaagtacctgactagatcccaagtagtaaaacagattttatgctgcttgttctaggataaagcagtggatttccccagaccatctcaataatggcctacggacttcGCTTTTAGGAATTACCCAAGCCTTTGTTTAAACcccgccaagctaactgatttacaccacattctctggcaacaaattcctaAGTTTAATTACAGACTAAGTCACATGGCAGGTGGAGAGGCAGACAGCATCACAGCCCACTGATTTCCTACTACAGAAACAGGTATTGGGGAGATACCCAGGAACTTTATTGTCCTGGGTTGCCTAGAAGCCTTGTTGCCCAGGGGCCAAGATTCCTGTGAGTCTGCCCCTGCTTCTGCCAAATTTTCTTGTCTGACTGCATTTCTCTTTCcacataaagaacaaaattaaccACTTGGCACAGACACTTATATAATCAATGCCATTctcatgtttttctttttcatcaCTATGTCTGGTTTGCCTGCATTGAGTTTATGATCAGTGATTACCACTCCGTTCTTTATAATTCCTTTAGGTTTGTGATCCCAAGTGCTTTTCCAGTACAGCTGTAAtgttaacaaacaaaaaaaaaagcgcaATGGATGAGATGCCCAACCTTACTGGGTCTTCCTTAACAGACATTTTTTTCTCCCATTAGAACTTTGTAGCCAGCTATGAGATGAACAACTGTTTCCAGCTTGCTGCAAACATTCTTGCCTGGTTGCAActataaatatgcaaatataaaTAGACTTCAGTTCACCTTAGACATTTATATATCCAGTTTTGATCATGTATGGTTCTTTCAGTTACAGTAAGgtactcttttactaaggtgctctaagcGTTTTAGTACACATGCGGTagcatttaacgcatgctaaaacggctagcgcaccttagtaaaaggacccctatatttccCACTGTATTTGCATAACTGCCACTTGGTTTTCCTTGTTTGCATATCTGATCCTTGGAAGTGTTTTCCCCTTGTTtgaacataagagctgctataCTGGGGCAGATTGAAGGCCCACCAACCCAGTATCCTGTCACCAACAGCGGTCACAAGAACCTGACAAGGCcccaaacagtaaaacagattttatgctacttatcctagataaaaccagtggatttccccaagcacattttaataatggcttatgaaattttcttttaggaaatgatccaaaccttttttttttataccctgctaagctaaccactttcaccacattctctggtgatgaattccagagtttaattacatattgagtgaagaaatattttcaccagtttgtttttagtatttttggaaagagtaaacaaacgattcacatctacccattctactccactcattattttatgggCCTCTATCAAATTGCCCCTGAGCCATTTCTTCAgaatgaagagccctagctgctttaacctttcctcatagggaagtcatcctaacccttttatcattttcatcacctttctctgGCTAATTCTGTTGCTTCTATCCATATGTATATTGGTGGATTTTCCACCTCATTTTTATCAAGATGCTTGTACAAGTTTAAAGATGGAGGTAGAATCAGAACATTTACTTTCATGCTTATACAACGTTTGCATATTTGAGTTCTGATGCTATTTGGTAGACCTGGAGTCCAATGATAGTAGTTCTATATGTATAATCCATATCTGTAAGACCGATTTCTCCTTTACTTCTAggaagttacagcctcagcattcACTGTTTATTGCAAATTATCTCATGCACATAGATGTATTATTTTGTTTGAACAAGACATTTAAGAGGTCAGTCAGTGTACACTTCCAAAATCTGTACAAGTACAGGAATTTCAAGCTGTCTGATCATTTGTATCTTATTTAGTGATGTTAAACCTCTTTACAATCTCAGTTTTAATCTCCAATAATATTCtttactgattttttttctctcgtTAATTTGTGGTGAATTGTTTTTCCTTCTTCTACACCTAAATATTTACATACACCTTCTTATCCAAATTCCTTAATGTCATGGTCATCAGTCATAGAGAAATTTTCATTTTTGCTCAAATTTTCTTTAAGGTTAATTGCCTCAGCACATCTGGCCAGGCCAAAAATCACCCTGGCATcatctgaaaactttttttttttttaaattacagacAGTTGTTTCACTAATTGTTGATTGCTGGAATTATAAATCTTCAAATCATATACTGAACAGTACGTATGATTTTACCTCTGGATTTGGATCTTTAGGCTTAAAATAACTCCACAGCGCAAAGAGTTAGTAAGAGTACTAAATGCCACACAAAAGAAGAATGGTGACAGGGGTCTCTCTGAAATACTTCTTACCAGGTCTTGATATTAGGAATGCAAACTGTCCATTTTTATACTTCACATTTTCATGGTGAACTAGACAAATGAATTTTCATGTGCGTTTTTAAATGTGACTGCTGATTaaatcttttaccacattctggacatacatatggtttctctcctgtatgaattctcttgtgtatttttaaatttgcttgcTGATTAAATATTTTGCCACATTCCggacatgtatatggtttttccCCTGTATGAATACGCTTATGTCGTCTTAGATCTGATTGgcgattaaagcttttaccacattctagaCACGAATATGGTCTCTCTCccgtatgaatcctcttgtgtatTTTTAAACTTGATTGGCAATTAAAGCTTTTGCCACATTCTGGACATATATTTagtttctctcctatatgaatcctcttgtgcatttttaaatttGATAGCTGATTAAATCTTTTACCACATTCCGGGCATGGatatggtttctctcctgtaTGAATCCTCCTGTGCATTTTTAAACTTGATTGCTGATTAAATATTTTGCCACATTCCTTacaggtatatggtttttctcctgtatgAATCCTCTTATGCCTTCTTAGATCCGACTGATCGTTGAAGCTTTTGTTGCATTCTGAACATGTGTACGGTTTCTCTCCTGTATGGATCCTTTTGTGTTTTTTCAAATTTGATTGGTGATTAAATCTTTTACCACACTGTGGACATGCGTATGGCTTCTCCCCTGTATGTATTCTTTTATGCCTTCTTAGATCCGATTGATCGTTAAAGCTTTTGTCACATtctgtacatgtatatggtttctctccactaTGAATCTTTGTGTGCTTTCTTATATTTGATTGATGATTGgatcttttaccacattctggacattCATATAGTTTCGCTTGAGGGGCactgtctccaaatgggttagttttgcacataccgtgacagtaatgaacctcactcTCAAGCCAGGTTATACGGTGCTCCACAATATGTGAGTCTGTGGTGTTTTCTCGGGTATCATCACTTTCCAAAAGCCTCTCACCTCCTTTGCATCTCTGAGCTTG carries:
- the LOC117346522 gene encoding zinc finger protein 3 homolog isoform X1, producing MSALISSQGSVTFRDVAAYFLEVEWGILGEWQKELYKRVIKEIHSFLISQGYSIANPDVIFKIKEEEEKYFTQRCEWEGKENVNDATTSFPIVTSVFSLSVKQEEDLSFMDHPESEASEQIHPSVTDFPRVKPDILIRFKEEGFRTEPQTSKERAMLHPVGTCEELHETDDGLRKNNERMRICDGQQREEWKERDPSGESPEPSSECEGDLSSVRPTTVKAIAQEGERTDTQETNSSCCPRLLQAQRCKGGERLLESDDTRENTTDSHIVEHRITWLESEVHYCHGMCKTNPFGDSAPQAKLYECPECGKRSNHQSNIRKHTKIHSGEKPYTCTECDKSFNDQSDLRRHKRIHTGEKPYACPQCGKRFNHQSNLKKHKRIHTGEKPYTCSECNKSFNDQSDLRRHKRIHTGEKPYTCKECGKIFNQQSSLKMHRRIHTGEKPYPCPECGKRFNQLSNLKMHKRIHIGEKLNICPECGKSFNCQSSLKIHKRIHTGERPYSCLECGKSFNRQSDLRRHKRIHTGEKPYTCPECGKIFNQQANLKIHKRIHTGEKPYVCPECGKRFNQQSHLKTHMKIHLSSSP
- the LOC117346522 gene encoding zinc finger protein 184-like isoform X2, with product MSALISSQGSVTFRDVAAYFLEVEWGILGEWQKELYKRVIKEIHSFLISQGYSIANPDVIFKIKEEEEKYFTQRCEWEGKENVNDATTSFPIVTSVFSLSVKQEEDLSFMDHPESEASEQIHPSVTDDGLRKNNERMRICDGQQREEWKERDPSGESPEPSSECEGDLSSVRPTTVKAIAQEGERTDTQETNSSCCPRLLQAQRCKGGERLLESDDTRENTTDSHIVEHRITWLESEVHYCHGMCKTNPFGDSAPQAKLYECPECGKRSNHQSNIRKHTKIHSGEKPYTCTECDKSFNDQSDLRRHKRIHTGEKPYACPQCGKRFNHQSNLKKHKRIHTGEKPYTCSECNKSFNDQSDLRRHKRIHTGEKPYTCKECGKIFNQQSSLKMHRRIHTGEKPYPCPECGKRFNQLSNLKMHKRIHIGEKLNICPECGKSFNCQSSLKIHKRIHTGERPYSCLECGKSFNRQSDLRRHKRIHTGEKPYTCPECGKIFNQQANLKIHKRIHTGEKPYVCPECGKRFNQQSHLKTHMKIHLSSSP